The Apium graveolens cultivar Ventura chromosome 11, ASM990537v1, whole genome shotgun sequence genome has a window encoding:
- the LOC141698129 gene encoding large ribosomal subunit protein uL2mz, N-terminal part-like yields the protein MATALFLRSMRLQHLQPSLLSSSMQSGVKVFQGARQMASKANVRAKKEKSRRKLENDRNKTDSNEVATGMNLGDYRRQFTRSKGKSAGRNSAGRITIWHRGGGAKRLQRKIDMKRNTSATGIVEKIDYDPNRSSRVALVRWTDGVKLSHRRKGNTIGEFIPPQEIVGPTTTAIHSSFSFSMLPDQPSVSSSTPALTASNNAGGSKLTCEKDVFLYAYSPKAKGVDSSLALGKSLGFPRMAVAGAKPAFSSLRAKEEVGERNTFSLSDIQKWKPQSIVWAHRLKRKAAISWQSLK from the coding sequence ATGCAAAGTGGAGTCAAAGTGTTTCAAGGTGCTCGTCAAATGGCCTCCAAAGCCAATGTACGTGCTAAGAAGGAAAAGAGTAGGAGAAAGTTAGAAAATGACCGTAACAAAACAGACTCGAATGAAGTCGCCACTGGGATGAACTTGGGTGATTATAGGAGACAATTCACTAGAAGTAAAGGGAAGTCAGCGGGTAGGAACTCTGCTGGTCGTATCACAATTTGGCACCGAGGAGGTGGGGCAAAACGACTGCAGAGGAAAATTGATATGAAAAGAAACACTTCAGCTACAGGCATTGTTGAAAAGATAGATTATGATCCCAATCGTTCTTCTCGAGTTGCTCTAGTGCGATGGACTGATGGGGTGAAGCTAAGCCACAGGAGGAAAGGCAACACCATCGGAGAGTTCATTCCACCACAAGAGATTGTTGGACCCACCACTACAGCCATCCACAGTTCGTTCTCGTTCTCTATGCTGCCAGATCAACCAAGTGTTTCTTCCTCGACTCCTGCACTAACAGCTTCTAATAATGCTGGAGGAAGCAAGCTAACTTGTGAAAAGGATGTTTTCTTGTATGCCTACTCCCCGAAGGCCAAAGGGGTGGATTCATCACTTGCCCTTGGTAAATCACTCGGGTTTCCAAGAATGGCTGTAGCTGGGGCGAAGCCTGCATTCTCCTCATTGCGAGCAAAAGAAGAAGTTGGAGAGAGGAACACATTCTCTCTTTCTGATATACAAAAGTGGAAACCGCAGAGTATTGTCTGGGCTCATAGGTTGAAACGGAAAGCAGCGATTTCTTGGCAAAGTTTAAAATGA